In the genome of Oscarella lobularis chromosome 1, ooOscLobu1.1, whole genome shotgun sequence, one region contains:
- the LOC136190367 gene encoding coiled-coil domain-containing protein 103-like, translating to MTNTDESIDFKQVEKEFAAAVAHDTKYQRENDAKFRAIHQKVGSYEEFRDIVKASHLTPLEKKDRFDVDKPKRSTWNALASKKPAGSHVFPAADAEPVVSETPRTAQEFNRSWRQLKTPEAKHRYLLNVGAERLRNIFKFEVGFGLLGDMLIVMSQAFQGGDDGPIVVDVLDALSTTNRFALNCQFLSTSEKEKISSLFSKIEESFPGERLNVLRRLYLQNTN from the exons ATGACGAACAccgacgaatcgatcgacTTCAAACAAGTCGAAAAAGAATTtgctgccgccgtcgcgcacGATACAAAGTACCAGCGCGAAAACGATGCAAAATTTAGAGCGATTCATCAAAAAGTCGGATCCTACGAAGAGTTTCG AGACATAGTAAAAGCATCGCATTTGACGCCTCTCGAGAAAAAagatcgattcgacgtcgacaaaccGAAAAGATCGACGTGGAACGCGCTTGCGTCGAAAAAACCGGCGGGAAGTCACGTGTTTCCCGCCGCAGACGCAGAACCAGTAGTGAGCGAAACACCCCGAACCGCCCAGGAATTCAACCGCAGTTGGAGACAACTGAAAACTCCAGAGGCGAAACATAG ATATCTATTGAACGTCGGAGCGGAACGACTTCGAAACATTTTTAAATTCGAAGTCGGTTTCGGTCTCCTTGGAGATATGCTCATAGTAATGAGTCAG GCGTTTCAGGGCGGCGATGACGGCCCCATTGTGGTCGACGTCTTGGACGCATTGAGCACAACAAATCGATTTGCATTGAACTGCCAGTTCCTGAGCACttctgagaaagaaaag ATATCGTCGCTTTTTAGCAAGATCGAAGAGAGCTTTCCAGGCGAACGACTGAACGTGCTACGTCGATTATACTTGCAGAAtacaaattaa